TCTCGGCGACCTCAACGAGTGGCGCGTCGGCAACCGTTCGTCGCTGCTTGGGCTGCTGCCGCATTTCGGGCCGGTGCATGCGGTACTGCCGAGCTTTCCGTCGCGCTATCCGCTGCTGGCGCTCGATCGCATTCTGGCCCGGCCCGCAAATCTCATCTCCAGCATCGAGGTGCACAACTCGCAGCTTTCGCGCGTCGCGTCCGACCATCTGCCGATCAAGGCCAGACTGAACCTCGCCGCCGCGGCGCGGGCTGCCGGTGGCTGACGGAGAAGGCGGCCGCAGGCGCGTCTCAAAGGGCAGAACACCGCGATCTGGAAGCCGGGGGCCTGATTGTAGCCCTGATAGCATCACAACCTTGTGCGTTGCCCGTGGAACGCCAGATGGCGCGTGCGCATTCTGAATTCGTGGCGCATCTGGATGCCGATGGCGATCCGCATCCGGGCGCTTGGGAAACCGGGCCGGAACCGGCTTCAAGAGCGAAAGGACAAGCTATGGCGATTCCCAAGAACACGATTTGCCTTTGGTACGACAAGGACGCCGAGGCTGCTGCCCGCTTTTATGCGGAGACCTTTCCCGACAGCCGGGTCGGCGCCATCTACCGCGCGCCCGGCGACTTCCCGTCCGGCAAGCAGGGCGACGTGCTGGTGGTCAATTTCACGGTTATCGGCATGCCTTGCATCGGCCTCAACGGTGGTCCGGCGTTCAAGCATGACGAAGCCTTCTCGTTCCAGATCTCCACCGACGATCAGGAGGAGACCGACCGCTACTGGAACGCCATCGTCGGCAATGGCGGCCAGGAGAGTGCGTGCGGCTGGTGCAAGGACAGATGGGGCGTCAACTGGCAGATCACGCCGCGCGTGTTGATCGAGGCGCTCGCGGTGGGCGGGGCCGAAGCGAAGCGGGCGTTCGACGCCATGATGGAGATGAAGAAGATCGACGTCGCCGCGATCGAGGCTGCCCGGCGCGGCTGATCGTTCCACCGCTGCCTGTCAGATACTGCATAAGGCGAGCCTCGATCAGGCTCGCCGTCTTTCCGCCATCAGGAGCAGCGCCAGTATGCCGCTCAGCAAGGCAAGGGACAACGGCAGCCCCTGATGCCCAACCAGATGCATCGCCAGTCCTGTCGCAGGCGAGCCGACAATGCCGCCGAGGCCCCACACGACCGCGAAGGCCGCGTTGCCGGCGATCAGGGCCTGACCGGTGAAACGCTCGCCGAGCTGGATCAGCGCCATGGTATAGATCCCGAACGTGGCCCCGCCCCAGACGAAGACGAGCGGCCAGACGAGCCACGCGTCGAATATCGCCGGCAGCAGCAGGCAGCCTGTCAGCGAAGCCAGAACGCAGAACAACAGCGTGCATCTTGAGCCGAACCGTTCGGCTCCGCGCCCGAGCAGGATCTGCAGAATGGCGTTGCCCGCGACGAAACAGGCGAGCAACGAGGTGATGCGCTGCTCGCCTCTGCCGAGCGCGGCGCCATAGACGGCGAGCAGGGACATCAAAGTCTGCTCGAAGACAGCGGCCGTGAAAACCGCGAACAACAGGAGCGGCGCCAACGCGAAGAAGCCGCCGACCGATGTCGCCTCGCCTTCATGCGGCATTTTCGGCAGGCGCAACGCCACGCCGAGCACGATCAGGCCGCAGAGAAGGAAGGCCGCGATGCCGATCATGAAGGGCGGCCAACCTTCGGTGCCGACCAGCCAGAGCGACAGCGGACCGATGGCGAAGCCGCCCGAAACGATCGATGAGTAGAGGCCCATGATGCGGCCCCGGCGGGACGCAGGCGTCAGCGTGATCAGCCAGGTCTCGCTGACCACGTAAAGCGGATTGGCGAAGATGCCGATCAGAAAGCGCAGCGGCATCCACGTCCAGACGTCCTCCGCCCAGCCGATTGCGAACAGCGTGGTTGCCGCCAGGAATGAACACAGGATCGCAAGGCGCGCGCCGCCCAGGCGCCGCGCCAGCGCCGGAATGAAGGGGGCGGAGACGATGAACCCCAGTGGCGTCATCGCGGCGGACAGACCGATGAGGCCGGGCGTGGTCCCTTGCCGTTCCAGGATGAAGCTGAGCAGCGGGTAGGTTAGTCCCTGTGCCACGGCGAACACCGTGACGGTCGCGATGATGCCAGCCATCGCGGCCCATGGAATTCGATCCTCCCGCAGTGATGCGGTGCTTTCGGCCGTCATGCGGACTCCACGTAGCTTCGCCCAGCAAGAGGCTGTATTCTGCAGGATCGGAATCGCGTCGTACCCAAGCGCTCCCAAATAGTTCCAAAAACTTCCAAACGGGCTATAGATGCGCCGCATGCAAGGATCGCGCTTTGCTTTTGGCCCGTTCGTGCTTGATCCGAACGCGGGAACGCTCCTTCGGAACGATGCTCCTATTGCCGTTGGCTACCGGGGACTGAAGCTGCTTGCCGCGCTTGTCAGCCGGCCCGGCGAAATCCTGAACAAGGCCGAATTGATGGACGCTGCATGGCCGGGCAGGGCGGTCGAGGAGGGCAACCTCACCGTCCAGATCGCGCAGCTCAGGAAGCTGCTTGGTCCGGCCAGCGATGGCGGCGAATGGATCGCCACGGTTCCACGCGTCGGCTACCGCTTCACGAAGACCGTCGAAAAGCCCGCTGACACGAGGCAAAAGACACTGCCGCTGCCAGACAAGCCATCGATAGCCGTGCTGCCATTCGTGAATGTCAGCAACGATCCCGGGCAGGAATCCTTTGCGGACGGATTGACTGAAGACCTGATCACGGACCTGTCCCGAATCTCCGGCCTGTTCGTCATCGCCCGCAACTCGGCCTTCGCCTACAAGGGGAAGGCTATGGACGTGCGCGCGATCGCCAAGGAGCTTGGCGTGCGCTACCTTCTGGAAGGCAGCGCGAGACGCGCCGCGGGACGCGTGCGGATCAACGCACAACTCGTCGACGCGGCGAGCGGCGATCATCTGTGGGCGGAACGCTTCGACCGTAGCGTGGACGATATCTTTGCCGTTCAGGACGAGGTGACGGCCAAGATCGTGGAGGCGTTGCTCGGCCGGCTGCGCGCCCCGCCGCCACGTCATCGCCCCAGAAACCTCGAGGCCTACGATCTCTGCGTCCGGGCGCGCAAGTTAATGGATGATTCGCCGCAGGCGGCGCAGGAAGCACATCTGCTGCTCGCGCGCGCGGTGTCGCTCGATCCGGAATACGCCGAGGCCTATCGCTGGCTTGCCATGAACCACTGGATGGGATGGGTGCACTCCGGCGGACCGACCGCATCTTCTCGCCGTGTTGCCCTGGAATTGGCGCGCAAGGCGGTCGCGATCGATCCCAACGATGCCGGCAGCCGCTGGGTGCTGGCTTACCTGCTTGCGTACGATCGCAGCTTCGCCGAGTCGGATGCGGAATTCGCCAAAGCGATCGAGCTCGACCCGAATGAGGCCGACGCCTGGGCGGCATTGTCCGACATCGCGGTTCTGGCCGGGCGGACAGAGGAGGGCCTTGAGCACATCCGCAAGGCGTTCCGGCTGAACCCGTTTCCGGCAAGCTGGTACTATCTGACGCTTGGACAGGCGCAGTATGCCGCCGGGGAATACGCGGCTGCTATAGAGACGCTCCGCAGGGACGAAACGTATCGGACAAGCTCGCGCCGCTTCCTGGCGGCGAGCCTTGCGCAACTCGGCCGGATTGACGAGGCGCGCGCCGAGGCCGAACTGTTCCTTGTCGGCAACCCGCAATTCACCACCGGCCACTGGGCAACGACAGAGCCGTTCCGCGACGCCGCGACGCTCGAGCATTTTGTCGATGGTCATCGCAAGGCTGGTCTTCCGGAGTGACGCGCCGGCGCAGCGTCCCAAATTGCGGAGCAGGGCGATCCGG
The window above is part of the Rhizobiaceae bacterium genome. Proteins encoded here:
- a CDS encoding VOC family protein, yielding MPKNTICLWYDKDAEAAARFYAETFPDSRVGAIYRAPGDFPSGKQGDVLVVNFTVIGMPCIGLNGGPAFKHDEAFSFQISTDDQEETDRYWNAIVGNGGQESACGWCKDRWGVNWQITPRVLIEALAVGGAEAKRAFDAMMEMKKIDVAAIEAARRG
- a CDS encoding MFS transporter, encoding MTAESTASLREDRIPWAAMAGIIATVTVFAVAQGLTYPLLSFILERQGTTPGLIGLSAAMTPLGFIVSAPFIPALARRLGGARLAILCSFLAATTLFAIGWAEDVWTWMPLRFLIGIFANPLYVVSETWLITLTPASRRGRIMGLYSSIVSGGFAIGPLSLWLVGTEGWPPFMIGIAAFLLCGLIVLGVALRLPKMPHEGEATSVGGFFALAPLLLFAVFTAAVFEQTLMSLLAVYGAALGRGEQRITSLLACFVAGNAILQILLGRGAERFGSRCTLLFCVLASLTGCLLLPAIFDAWLVWPLVFVWGGATFGIYTMALIQLGERFTGQALIAGNAAFAVVWGLGGIVGSPATGLAMHLVGHQGLPLSLALLSGILALLLMAERRRA
- a CDS encoding winged helix-turn-helix domain-containing tetratricopeptide repeat protein, which codes for MRRMQGSRFAFGPFVLDPNAGTLLRNDAPIAVGYRGLKLLAALVSRPGEILNKAELMDAAWPGRAVEEGNLTVQIAQLRKLLGPASDGGEWIATVPRVGYRFTKTVEKPADTRQKTLPLPDKPSIAVLPFVNVSNDPGQESFADGLTEDLITDLSRISGLFVIARNSAFAYKGKAMDVRAIAKELGVRYLLEGSARRAAGRVRINAQLVDAASGDHLWAERFDRSVDDIFAVQDEVTAKIVEALLGRLRAPPPRHRPRNLEAYDLCVRARKLMDDSPQAAQEAHLLLARAVSLDPEYAEAYRWLAMNHWMGWVHSGGPTASSRRVALELARKAVAIDPNDAGSRWVLAYLLAYDRSFAESDAEFAKAIELDPNEADAWAALSDIAVLAGRTEEGLEHIRKAFRLNPFPASWYYLTLGQAQYAAGEYAAAIETLRRDETYRTSSRRFLAASLAQLGRIDEARAEAELFLVGNPQFTTGHWATTEPFRDAATLEHFVDGHRKAGLPE